One genomic window of Candidatus Methanomethylicota archaeon includes the following:
- a CDS encoding OFA family MFS transporter has protein sequence MERRVLILLFAVVVMMFISVYQYSWSLFADAFSMVFGWDAATVGLAFTIFTYTATFIQPLSGFLADNYGARKVSMFASVVCGFGLIFSSMVGSPMLLYLAYGFGGFGVGILYGVSTALAVKWFPEKRGFATGIVVFGFGSGAALFNLIIQWLLSIYGLSFALKILGLSMLLVTLIASLFYVYPEGRVERSRSSSSFDFNMKGMVSTWQWYLIYVSFTFTVAIVLIFAAQLKFLAKFFGISGYYLNLALTLFPVGNGLSRILAGFISDRIGRVKCMFIFYLLLGVSTMALVFLGFNPFLFVCLSFVVALFGGSPFAFYPSIIGDYYGSRYATANYGLTYTAKAWAGLISGWLTGYLYMVFGSYDQILLFLSFSSIAAGFASLLLKPPKPPVER, from the coding sequence TTGGAGCGTAGGGTTTTGATATTGCTCTTCGCAGTTGTTGTTATGATGTTTATTAGTGTTTATCAGTATTCTTGGTCTCTATTTGCAGATGCTTTTTCAATGGTTTTCGGTTGGGATGCTGCCACTGTGGGTTTGGCTTTCACAATATTCACTTATACTGCAACTTTCATTCAACCGTTGTCTGGTTTCCTAGCTGATAATTATGGTGCTAGGAAGGTTTCAATGTTTGCTTCAGTTGTTTGCGGTTTTGGTTTAATATTTTCATCTATGGTTGGGAGTCCAATGCTATTGTATTTGGCTTATGGTTTTGGAGGTTTTGGTGTTGGAATACTTTATGGTGTTTCAACTGCTTTGGCTGTTAAGTGGTTTCCTGAGAAGCGTGGTTTTGCCACTGGAATTGTGGTTTTCGGGTTTGGTTCTGGAGCTGCATTATTCAATTTGATTATTCAATGGCTTTTATCAATTTATGGTTTAAGTTTTGCACTGAAAATTCTAGGGTTAAGTATGTTATTGGTTACTCTTATTGCATCGCTATTTTATGTTTATCCTGAGGGGAGGGTTGAACGTTCACGTTCCTCTTCCAGTTTTGATTTCAATATGAAGGGTATGGTTTCAACTTGGCAGTGGTATCTCATATATGTATCCTTCACTTTTACAGTGGCTATAGTTTTGATATTTGCAGCTCAATTGAAGTTTTTGGCAAAGTTTTTCGGTATTTCAGGTTACTATCTGAATTTGGCTTTAACATTATTCCCCGTGGGTAATGGTTTAAGTAGGATTCTTGCTGGTTTCATTTCTGATAGGATTGGTAGGGTTAAGTGTATGTTCATCTTCTACCTATTATTGGGCGTTTCAACTATGGCTTTAGTCTTCTTAGGCTTTAATCCATTCTTATTTGTATGTTTAAGTTTTGTTGTGGCTTTGTTTGGAGGTTCACCCTTCGCCTTCTATCCATCAATTATAGGCGATTATTATGGTTCTAGGTATGCCACTGCAAATTATGGTTTAACTTACACTGCTAAGGCTTGGGCTGGATTGATATCGGGTTGGTTGACTGGATACTTGTACATGGTCTTCGGCTCTTATGATCAGATATTATTATTCCTCTCATTCTCATCCATTGCCGCTGGTTTTGCCTCCCTCCTCCTAAAACCTCCAAAACCTCCCGTTGAGAGGTAG
- a CDS encoding creatininase family protein codes for MDKLFIEYLTYEDLNSLLSDWCVVIVPVGSMESHGPHLPLSTDTMIAEAIALRTAMKLNNLGFRVLIGPRIRFGCSGEHINFPGTISLSCESMIELIYEVCKSLANCGFKNILLLNGHGGNEAPLKAAAIKLRDEDSIMVAIVNWFDLISEGFTDHAGPMETSIIINLNFKPSIDYRGVPAVKATSKYVSVKSKVQIPLMDMWSHTGGMGYLGDPSKASLDLGERLLNEASENLVKYIIEAKSRGHLFGRPF; via the coding sequence ATGGATAAATTGTTCATTGAATATTTAACCTACGAGGATTTGAATAGTTTACTCAGCGATTGGTGTGTAGTTATAGTTCCAGTTGGGTCTATGGAGTCTCACGGTCCACACCTCCCGTTATCGACTGATACCATGATAGCTGAAGCCATAGCTTTGAGAACTGCCATGAAGCTTAACAACTTAGGTTTTAGGGTTCTGATTGGGCCTAGAATTAGGTTTGGATGTTCAGGTGAACATATAAACTTCCCCGGAACTATAAGCTTAAGCTGCGAATCTATGATTGAATTGATATATGAGGTCTGTAAATCCCTTGCAAATTGTGGTTTTAAGAATATATTGCTGTTGAATGGTCATGGTGGGAATGAAGCTCCATTGAAGGCTGCGGCAATTAAGCTTAGGGATGAAGATTCAATTATGGTGGCCATTGTAAATTGGTTTGACCTAATATCTGAGGGTTTTACTGATCATGCAGGTCCAATGGAGACATCAATAATCATAAACTTGAATTTCAAACCAAGCATTGATTATCGAGGTGTTCCAGCAGTTAAAGCTACTTCAAAATATGTTTCTGTGAAATCTAAGGTGCAGATACCATTAATGGATATGTGGAGTCATACTGGTGGGATGGGGTATTTGGGTGATCCATCTAAGGCTAGTTTAGATCTTGGTGAGAGGCTACTTAATGAAGCTTCTGAAAATCTTGTAAAATATATAATTGAGGCTAAGTCTAGGGGGCATTTATTTGGTAGACCATTCTAA
- a CDS encoding Ig-like domain-containing protein yields the protein MECRKLTYTIILALFLVYMLLPIKSISAGVFQVKTDKDNYYPGSTLTITVSGATPNRKVAIQVNDPSNNVRYVDELTASSTGSGSVSITIPMDWPLGKYTVYAKDDYTGSLATYQFNIIALPKVSSILLAANVTTVLAGGVVGFTATVKDQYGNVMAGVDVDLLVDGVRYATKTTGSDGKAFFTVVFSNAGTFSVYASSAGVSSNIVTITVARIPPVLTSITLSANATSIIQYQTVMFSATALDQYGAGMAGVTLDLYVNGVKVDSKVSDSSGTATFKYTFKDFGSFTVYVASGVVKSPTITITVSKYVPPPAVTSVSISVDRTKIYTGESVTVTVVVKDQYGNVMANRKVELYVDGVKQLEKYTDSDGKAVFPYRIDIAGSYKFKAVCEGVSSTEVTVTVEAPPAPPVPTWSYTIIIPIVVLIVVLVIIIILSRRF from the coding sequence TTGGAATGCAGAAAGCTCACATATACCATAATTCTAGCGTTATTCCTAGTGTACATGCTCCTCCCCATTAAATCAATTTCTGCAGGTGTTTTTCAAGTTAAAACTGATAAGGACAATTACTATCCTGGCTCCACATTAACCATCACCGTTAGTGGGGCTACCCCTAATAGGAAGGTTGCAATTCAAGTTAATGATCCATCAAACAATGTTAGGTATGTTGATGAGTTAACTGCAAGTTCCACCGGTTCTGGAAGTGTAAGTATAACGATACCCATGGATTGGCCTCTTGGCAAGTATACTGTTTACGCTAAGGATGACTATACTGGCAGTCTTGCAACATATCAATTCAACATAATAGCTCTACCAAAAGTTTCCTCAATATTGCTCGCTGCGAATGTCACTACTGTATTGGCTGGTGGGGTTGTTGGGTTTACGGCTACTGTTAAGGATCAGTATGGTAATGTTATGGCTGGTGTGGATGTGGATTTGCTTGTGGATGGGGTTAGGTATGCCACTAAGACCACTGGTTCTGATGGTAAAGCCTTCTTCACAGTTGTTTTCAGTAATGCTGGCACTTTCAGCGTATATGCATCTTCAGCTGGGGTTTCATCGAACATTGTAACTATCACTGTGGCTAGGATTCCACCAGTATTGACGTCCATAACTTTATCTGCAAATGCCACATCCATAATTCAGTATCAAACCGTAATGTTCTCCGCTACTGCTTTGGATCAGTATGGCGCTGGGATGGCTGGTGTAACATTGGATCTATATGTGAATGGGGTTAAGGTTGACTCTAAGGTTTCAGACTCCTCAGGCACAGCCACATTCAAGTATACATTCAAAGATTTCGGTAGCTTCACAGTTTATGTTGCCTCTGGAGTTGTTAAGTCTCCAACAATCACTATAACTGTTTCGAAGTATGTTCCTCCACCAGCGGTTACGTCAGTTTCCATTAGTGTTGATAGGACTAAGATATATACTGGTGAGTCTGTCACTGTGACTGTTGTGGTTAAGGATCAGTATGGTAATGTTATGGCTAATAGGAAGGTTGAGTTGTATGTGGATGGGGTTAAGCAACTTGAGAAGTACACTGATTCTGATGGTAAGGCTGTATTCCCGTATCGGATAGATATTGCTGGTAGCTATAAGTTTAAGGCTGTTTGTGAGGGTGTATCTTCCACTGAAGTTACTGTTACCGTTGAGGCTCCACCAGCACCCCCCGTTCCAACATGGTCTTACACGATAATAATACCAATAGTGGTATTGATAGTGGTGTTGGTGATAATAATCATATTGAGTAGGAGATTTTAG
- the glmS gene encoding glutamine--fructose-6-phosphate transaminase (isomerizing), whose amino-acid sequence MCGIIGCILSSGLAAPILFSGLKRLEYRGYDSAGMATIYGGKLYLKKDSGKIDDINSRLNFMDMPGSLGIAHTRWATHGAPSRENAHPHLDCSGTIAVVHNGVIENFLELKRELEDRGHKFTSRTDTEVIPHLIEEGVKSGLNLYEAVLQAVRRLRGSYAIAVISTVEPDKIICARNESPLIVGIGDGAYYCASDIPAILEYTRNFISMDNGEIAVLSLGGVEFRRISDGEIVLKKPFTVDWSIELAEKQGYPHFMLKEIYEQPLSLRNALRLQEQYLDLLSRFIDRGERVFLVACGTSYHACLAASYMFSKIARVAAFPVVASEFLEQYGDSVGIDDVILAVSQSGETYDVLRAVDHARMRAATVLGLTNTVGSTLTRVSRAYIVQQSGPEIGVAATKTFTSQLIVLAQLAMRVANLRGKLSQQESDSLRDSLKGMPEVIGRVLNSCADNVKLLAKRYAKKNLFLFLGRGINVATALEGRLKLLEITYTPSLAFSAAESKHGPISIVEKGVPVIFIAPRDSTRKEIIGNIMEMKARGAEVIALCEEDDREIIGLADHHIPMPKGIPDVLSPIPYIVPLQLFAYYVAVEKGLDPDKPRNLAKSVTVP is encoded by the coding sequence ATGTGTGGCATAATTGGCTGTATACTCTCCAGTGGTTTGGCGGCTCCAATACTGTTTAGTGGTTTGAAGAGGCTTGAGTATAGGGGGTATGATTCTGCTGGTATGGCTACAATTTATGGCGGTAAATTGTATTTGAAGAAGGATTCCGGTAAGATTGATGATATTAATTCTAGGCTAAATTTTATGGATATGCCTGGAAGTTTGGGTATAGCTCATACTAGGTGGGCTACTCATGGTGCTCCAAGTAGGGAGAATGCTCATCCACATTTGGATTGTAGTGGTACTATTGCCGTTGTACATAATGGTGTTATAGAGAACTTCTTGGAGTTGAAGAGGGAGCTTGAGGATAGGGGGCATAAATTCACTTCAAGAACAGATACTGAGGTTATCCCACACTTGATTGAGGAGGGGGTTAAGTCTGGTTTAAATCTTTATGAAGCTGTCCTCCAAGCTGTTAGGAGGCTTAGGGGATCCTATGCCATAGCAGTCATCTCGACGGTTGAGCCTGACAAGATAATTTGCGCTAGGAATGAGAGTCCATTGATTGTTGGGATTGGTGATGGAGCATACTATTGCGCTTCAGATATACCTGCAATCCTCGAATATACTAGGAACTTTATCTCCATGGATAATGGTGAAATAGCAGTTCTAAGTCTTGGTGGTGTTGAGTTTAGGAGGATATCTGATGGTGAAATTGTCCTTAAGAAGCCTTTCACTGTGGATTGGAGTATTGAGTTGGCTGAGAAGCAAGGTTACCCACACTTCATGCTTAAGGAAATTTATGAGCAACCGCTGAGTCTTAGGAATGCCCTTAGACTTCAGGAGCAGTATTTGGATTTGCTTTCAAGATTTATTGATCGTGGTGAGAGGGTTTTCTTGGTGGCTTGCGGTACTTCATATCATGCATGTTTAGCTGCTTCATACATGTTCTCCAAGATTGCTAGGGTTGCAGCTTTCCCCGTGGTGGCTTCTGAGTTTCTGGAGCAGTATGGTGATTCCGTTGGCATTGATGATGTTATTTTGGCAGTGAGTCAGTCTGGTGAGACTTATGATGTTTTGAGGGCTGTGGATCATGCTAGGATGAGGGCTGCCACAGTTCTAGGCTTAACCAACACTGTTGGTTCAACTCTCACTAGGGTTTCAAGGGCTTACATTGTTCAGCAATCTGGCCCTGAGATTGGCGTTGCAGCCACGAAGACATTCACTTCTCAGCTCATTGTTTTAGCTCAATTGGCTATGAGGGTTGCAAATTTGAGGGGGAAGCTTTCCCAGCAGGAGTCGGATTCACTTAGGGATAGCCTTAAGGGTATGCCTGAAGTTATTGGTAGAGTTTTAAATTCTTGTGCTGATAATGTTAAGCTTCTAGCTAAACGTTATGCTAAGAAGAATTTATTCCTATTCCTTGGTAGGGGGATAAATGTTGCCACAGCCCTTGAGGGTAGATTGAAGCTTCTCGAGATAACATACACCCCCTCACTGGCTTTCAGTGCAGCTGAATCTAAGCATGGCCCAATAAGTATTGTTGAGAAGGGGGTTCCAGTGATATTCATTGCTCCAAGGGATTCCACTAGGAAGGAGATTATTGGTAATATTATGGAGATGAAGGCTAGGGGGGCTGAAGTCATAGCTTTATGTGAGGAGGATGATAGGGAGATCATTGGGTTGGCTGATCACCATATACCTATGCCTAAGGGTATACCTGATGTCTTAAGTCCAATACCATATATTGTTCCATTACAGCTCTTTGCATACTATGTTGCCGTTGAGAAGGGGCTTGACCCTGATAAACCTAGGAATTTAGCTAAAAGTGTCACAGTGCCATAA